A portion of the Ricinus communis isolate WT05 ecotype wild-type chromosome 10, ASM1957865v1, whole genome shotgun sequence genome contains these proteins:
- the LOC8268198 gene encoding uncharacterized protein LOC8268198 isoform X2, with product MMRYKEEKEAKKEAFRKYLESSGVLDALTKVLVSLYEQNEKPSSALDWKNLSTCIISHLLQKPPTARQPGMNFTTECGRELVQVAILNKLFKTSRNWVGTIIVPNYYGMLVEELN from the exons ATGATGCGATACAAAGAG GAAAAAGAGGCAAAGAAGGAAGCTTTCAGGAAGTATCTCGAGTCTAGTGGAGTTCTTGACGCTCTTACCAAAG TTCTGGTTTCTTTGTATGAGCAAAATGAGAAGCCTTCCTCTGCCCTTGA CTGGAAGAACTTAAGCACTTGCATAATATCACATCTACTACAGAAACCACCAACAGCGAGGCAACCAGGGATGAACTTCACAACTGAATGTGGAAGGGAACTTGTACAAGTTGCAATACTGAACAAACTCTTCAAAACATCGAGGAACTGGGTTGGAACCATTATTGTCCCAAATTATTATGGCATGCTAGTTGAGGAACTGAACTGA
- the LOC8268198 gene encoding c-Myc-binding protein homolog isoform X1, with protein sequence MMRYKEEKEAKKEAFRKYLESSGVLDALTKVLVSLYEQNEKPSSALEFIQQKLGGPSLSEYEKLQTEMSDLQIKYNDLSATHQEICKELEELKHLHNITSTTETTNSEATRDELHN encoded by the exons ATGATGCGATACAAAGAG GAAAAAGAGGCAAAGAAGGAAGCTTTCAGGAAGTATCTCGAGTCTAGTGGAGTTCTTGACGCTCTTACCAAAG TTCTGGTTTCTTTGTATGAGCAAAATGAGAAGCCTTCCTCTGCCCTTGA ATTTATCCAACAAAAGTTAGGCGGTCCGAGTTTGTCTGAGTATGAAAAGCTGCAAACTGAAATGTCAGATTTGcagataaaatataatgatcTTTCAGCAACACACCAGGAAATCTGTAAAGAG CTGGAAGAACTTAAGCACTTGCATAATATCACATCTACTACAGAAACCACCAACAGCGAGGCAACCAGGGATGAACTTCACAACTGA